One part of the Diadema setosum chromosome 6, eeDiaSeto1, whole genome shotgun sequence genome encodes these proteins:
- the LOC140230180 gene encoding trace amine-associated receptor 9-like, whose translation MEFSNTSSLPQQMHSTLIGTPLHRSLLIATFTPLVIVIVIGNALVMTAIRREPTLRGPSYFLLACLALADLLTGLVAIPVEVFSRILQSHTACAEGTAMYFTMWSYIFSGVSYLVIVLVNIDKYIAITRPLQYVSLVTSRRVVMVIVGVWLFCITYGLMCSYGAGEDQSVTGYCATDPNRMVSTAIYDLLIGAFIITSSLVVIGSNLRILAIAKSQARRMQMAAPHPPMGIPPPERKLKQEVKAIRAILLVVIIFCVSSFPTCVWFAIKYFFDVSRLAIVLTNDISFFFLSISSAANPFIYSVKNPFFRKAFRKMFPSLFRWLDSNKVNVDIEENNHNLH comes from the coding sequence ATGGAATTTTCTAACACCTCAAGCCTACCACAGCAAATGCATTCTACCCTGATAGGAACTCCTCTCCATCGGTCTCTGTTGATTGCCACTTTCACACCTCTCGTCATCGTCATCGTAATCGGCAACGCTCTCGTCATGACCGCCATACGGAGGGAACCGACGCTTAGGGGCCCAAGCTACTTCCTTCTGGCTTGTCTGGCCCTAGCGGATCTCCTGACGGGTCTGGTTGCCATACCTGTGGAAGTCTTCAGCAGAATATTGCAAAGTCACACCGCGTGCGCGGAGGGAACTGCAATGTATTTCACAATGTGGTCCTACATCTTCTCCGGGGTATCTTATTTGGTCATCGTACTGGTGAATATAGACAAATACATCGCCATAACTCGACCCTTGCAGTACGTCTCATTGGTTACCTCTAGACGAGTGGTCATGGTGATCGTTGGGGTTTGGTTGTTTTGTATAACGTACGGTCTCATGTGTTCATATGGCGCTGGCGAGGACCAATCCGTAACGGGTTATTGCGCCACAGATCCCAACAGGATGGTGTCCACGGCAATTTACGATCTTCTCATCGGCGCTTTCATCATCACGTCTAGCCTCGTCGTCATCGGTAGCAACCTCCGGATTCTCGCCATCGCCAAATCCCAGGCGCGCCGCATGCAGATGGCCGCTCCTCATCCTCCCATGGGCATCCCTCCTCCGGAGCGAAAGCTCAAGCAAGAGGTGAAAGCAATACGCGCTATCCTACTCGTGGTGATCATCTTCTGCGTCAGCTCATTCCCAACATGCGTTTGGTTCGccatcaaatatttctttgatGTAAGTCGCCTTGCTATTGTACTCACAAACGACATCAGCTTTTTCTTCCTAAGCATCAGTTCAGCAGCGAACCCCTTCATCTACAGCGTTAAAAATCCCTTCTTCCGGAAGGCGTTCAGGAAGATGTTCCCCTCCTTGTTCAGGTGGCTCGACAGTAACAAAGTCAATGTCGATATAGAGGAGAATAATCACAATCTACATTGA